The following coding sequences lie in one Terriglobia bacterium genomic window:
- the ppk1 gene encoding polyphosphate kinase 1: MRRIALENPAFYINPEVSWLAFNRRVLEEAEDERNPLLERVKFLAITANNLDEFFEVRIAGLVQRIEDGYTEAGADGLAPAEERDLLARGSHEFVDAQYRCWNLQLLPALAEHGIRVLALHDLNPAQQSFIADYCERELDPLLTPVTVDPAHPFPRVINKALCLAFLLKRRRRAATTLMGVVTVPRSLPRLVRLPSEEGADDYIFLADLVAYHAATMYRGYDIVSAAAFRVTRNSNLYLQEEESRSLLESVRTELHNRRRGDAVRLEIEAGADPEIIERLRTNFELESWQVFQTDGAVNLSRLFTLHEQSDRPDLKFRPFVPRQLHLTAKSQDLFEELRRHDLLLHHPFDSYDTVVGFIEAAAADPRVLSIKQTLYRTSDDSPIMRALEEAAARKEVTVVVELKARFDEASNIRWARHLEDAGVQVFHGLVGLKTHCKLALLVRRDPEGTTRSYAHLGTGNYNHVTSRLYTDLSLLTADPQMTSAVHAVFNFLTAYAERSEYDPLLVAPLDIAQKTINLIDREADHARHKRPARIIAKMNALTDNNIIQALYRASQAGVQVDLIVRGMCSLVPGVRGVSDRIRVRSIVGRFLEHSRIFYFFNDGDEGVWVGSADWMPRNLYDRVEALFPVQDALLCQRLKQEILAAYLADTVKARFLQADGAYVRAAELPLPARHALQLPKVEFSAQDFLMGLAEGRHTADSVPRSRSLSSRRRRIGTKTIS, from the coding sequence ATGCGCCGCATAGCACTGGAAAATCCGGCGTTTTACATCAATCCCGAGGTTTCCTGGCTGGCGTTTAACCGCCGCGTGCTGGAGGAGGCCGAGGACGAGCGCAACCCGCTGCTGGAGCGTGTCAAGTTCCTCGCCATCACCGCCAACAACCTTGACGAGTTTTTCGAGGTTCGCATTGCCGGCCTGGTGCAGCGCATTGAGGATGGCTACACCGAGGCCGGCGCCGACGGCCTGGCGCCCGCCGAGGAGCGCGACCTGCTGGCGCGTGGATCGCACGAGTTCGTGGACGCCCAGTACCGCTGCTGGAACCTGCAGTTGCTGCCGGCGCTGGCCGAGCACGGGATCCGCGTGCTCGCGCTGCACGATCTCAACCCCGCGCAGCAATCGTTCATCGCCGACTACTGCGAGCGCGAGCTCGACCCCTTGCTCACGCCGGTTACCGTGGATCCGGCGCACCCATTTCCGCGCGTCATCAACAAGGCCCTCTGCCTCGCGTTTCTCCTGAAGCGCCGCCGTCGCGCCGCCACCACTTTGATGGGCGTGGTCACCGTTCCGCGTTCCCTTCCGCGTCTGGTGCGGTTGCCTTCCGAAGAGGGCGCCGACGACTACATTTTCCTTGCTGATCTCGTCGCCTACCACGCCGCCACCATGTACCGCGGCTACGACATCGTGAGCGCGGCGGCGTTCCGCGTCACCCGCAACAGCAACCTCTATTTGCAGGAAGAGGAATCGCGCAGCCTGCTGGAATCGGTCCGCACCGAGCTGCACAACCGCCGCCGCGGCGACGCCGTGCGCCTGGAGATCGAGGCCGGCGCAGACCCAGAAATTATCGAGCGCCTGCGCACCAATTTTGAGCTGGAAAGTTGGCAGGTGTTCCAGACCGACGGCGCCGTCAACCTGTCGCGCCTATTCACGCTCCATGAGCAATCCGACCGGCCCGACCTCAAATTCCGCCCCTTCGTGCCGCGCCAGCTCCATCTCACCGCCAAGTCGCAGGACCTGTTCGAAGAGTTGCGCCGCCACGACCTGCTGCTGCACCACCCCTTCGATTCCTACGACACGGTGGTCGGGTTCATCGAGGCCGCCGCCGCCGATCCGCGCGTGCTCTCCATCAAGCAGACCCTGTACCGCACCAGCGACGATTCGCCGATCATGCGCGCGCTGGAGGAAGCCGCTGCGCGGAAGGAAGTCACGGTGGTGGTGGAACTCAAGGCGCGTTTCGACGAAGCCTCCAACATCCGCTGGGCGCGCCATCTGGAAGACGCTGGCGTACAGGTGTTCCACGGTCTTGTCGGTCTGAAGACGCATTGCAAGCTGGCCCTGCTGGTACGCCGCGATCCGGAAGGCACCACGCGCAGCTATGCCCACCTCGGCACCGGCAATTACAACCACGTGACCTCGCGCCTATACACCGACCTTAGCCTGCTGACCGCCGATCCGCAGATGACTTCGGCCGTTCATGCCGTCTTCAACTTCCTCACCGCCTACGCCGAGCGGAGCGAATACGATCCGCTGCTGGTTGCGCCGCTCGACATCGCGCAGAAGACCATCAACCTGATCGATCGCGAGGCCGACCACGCGCGCCACAAGCGCCCAGCGCGCATCATCGCCAAGATGAACGCGCTCACCGACAACAACATCATCCAGGCGCTCTATCGCGCCTCGCAGGCCGGCGTGCAGGTTGACCTCATCGTGCGCGGCATGTGCTCTTTGGTGCCCGGGGTGCGCGGCGTCAGCGACCGCATCCGCGTGCGCAGCATCGTGGGGCGCTTCCTGGAGCACTCGCGCATCTTTTATTTCTTCAATGACGGCGATGAGGGTGTCTGGGTCGGCAGCGCCGACTGGATGCCGCGCAACCTCTATGATCGCGTCGAGGCGCTGTTCCCGGTGCAGGACGCGCTGCTCTGCCAGCGTCTCAAGCAGGAGATCCTCGCCGCCTATCTCGCCGACACGGTGAAGGCGCGCTTCCTGCAAGCCGACGGGGCCTATGTTCGCGCCGCCGAGTTGCCGCTGCCCGCGCGTCACGCGCTGCAACTGCCGAAAGTCGAATTCTCCGCCCAGGATTTCCTCATGGGATTGGCGGAAGGGCGGCACACGGCGGACAGTGTTCCGAGGTCCCGCAGCCTTTCGTCTCGGCGCCGTCGAATCGGCACGAAGACGATTTCATAA
- a CDS encoding Ppx/GppA family phosphatase — MPTFAAVDIGANSVRLEVARLVRQRLQMVYEDREVVRLGESVFQAAMLAPSAMARTVKVLRRFHKAVQQHGDVQVRVVATSALRDARNAQAFIDWVQMRTGWRVEVISGIEEARLIHLGIITHLRVAASPLLLIDLGGGSCELTVSARRRLRETVSLPVGALRLTQEFLHHDPPRDYELHRLRSYIAEEVQRVARKIASARPQAVIATSGTAAALAMSAKTLVKAASNQNWVPARALVRMADQLSEMSYAERIKIPGIGTKRGEIIIAGAAVFAELMRSCDLRGYRYSELGLRDGLLAQMAADYTRASKQTRQLESERWDALLAMAKRYRVDMEQAQHVRELVMQLFAGLKVVHRLPQEYEEWLSGAAILHEIGAYVNRTGWHRHAHYLIANSEILGYTAAQRRVMAAITRYLGSALPSSGDKLVKSLETDSREQVPKAVALLRLARALNQGRRRAVTSVQARARDSLVRLRISARRSTGADLELWALKKERAFFRAVFGRDLEAEIV, encoded by the coding sequence ATGCCCACCTTTGCCGCGGTTGATATCGGCGCCAACTCGGTACGTCTGGAAGTCGCGCGCCTGGTGCGCCAACGATTGCAGATGGTGTACGAGGACCGCGAAGTCGTGCGCCTCGGCGAATCCGTTTTCCAGGCAGCCATGTTGGCGCCCTCGGCCATGGCGCGTACTGTCAAGGTCCTGCGGCGGTTTCACAAAGCCGTGCAACAGCATGGAGACGTACAGGTGCGGGTGGTCGCCACCAGCGCGCTGCGCGATGCCCGCAACGCGCAGGCGTTCATTGACTGGGTGCAAATGCGCACTGGGTGGCGCGTGGAGGTGATCTCGGGCATTGAAGAGGCGCGGCTGATTCACCTCGGCATCATCACCCACCTGCGCGTCGCGGCGTCACCGCTGCTGCTGATTGACCTGGGCGGCGGCAGTTGCGAACTGACGGTCTCGGCGCGCCGTCGATTGCGCGAGACGGTCAGCCTGCCGGTGGGCGCGTTGCGGCTGACGCAGGAATTTCTCCACCACGATCCGCCGCGCGACTACGAGCTGCACCGGCTGCGCAGCTACATCGCCGAAGAGGTGCAACGGGTGGCGCGCAAGATCGCGTCGGCGCGGCCGCAGGCGGTGATCGCGACATCCGGGACAGCGGCGGCGCTGGCCATGAGCGCGAAAACCCTGGTCAAAGCGGCGAGCAACCAGAACTGGGTGCCGGCGCGAGCCCTGGTGCGGATGGCCGACCAGTTGAGCGAGATGAGCTACGCCGAGCGGATCAAGATTCCCGGCATCGGCACCAAGCGCGGCGAGATCATCATCGCCGGCGCGGCGGTGTTCGCGGAGCTGATGCGGAGTTGCGACCTGCGCGGCTACCGCTACTCCGAACTCGGCCTGCGCGACGGCTTGCTGGCGCAGATGGCGGCCGATTACACCCGGGCATCGAAGCAGACGCGGCAACTGGAATCGGAGCGATGGGACGCGCTGCTCGCTATGGCCAAGCGCTATCGCGTGGACATGGAGCAGGCGCAGCACGTGCGCGAACTGGTCATGCAGTTGTTCGCCGGGTTGAAGGTGGTGCACCGGCTGCCGCAGGAATACGAAGAGTGGTTGTCCGGGGCGGCAATCCTGCACGAGATCGGGGCTTACGTGAACCGCACCGGATGGCACCGCCACGCCCATTACCTGATCGCGAATTCGGAAATTCTTGGCTACACGGCGGCGCAACGGCGGGTCATGGCGGCGATCACGCGCTACCTGGGAAGCGCGCTGCCGTCGTCGGGCGACAAGCTGGTGAAATCGCTGGAGACCGACAGCCGCGAGCAAGTGCCCAAGGCGGTGGCGCTGCTGCGACTGGCGCGCGCGCTCAACCAGGGGCGGCGGCGCGCGGTCACGTCCGTCCAGGCGCGTGCGCGGGACAGCTTAGTGCGGCTGCGGATTTCCGCCCGTCGCTCGACCGGCGCCGACCTGGAGCTGTGGGCATTGAAGAAAGAGCGCGCGTTTTTCCGCGCCGTATTCGGCCGCGACCTGGAGGCGGAGATCGTCTAA
- a CDS encoding CHAD domain-containing protein → MAVDNARTLALLRKLDQLLGKTHAKLVAERVHLIRTTARRLEALLETLADQSDRRQRKLRKRLKCLRRGAGGVRDIDVQIAALRRLMIGREQERKARLMQALVEKRSEREQELVNALDHKDVQKLRKGLQRWSEEISSAAKPERKTPVTPAQEFDGVAASLRRFSTLSRQVSALTPENLHAYRTRCKQIRYIAEMAGNTLQAKRVVEPLKLVQDAIGDWHDWQTLTETAESLFSHSPDSALMAALRNVTNAKFVEARGLCQESRRTLMAQFRALLAEKRAAPKPSQGGRRRRIARQGETKDANTPAPATPIKASAASVGMATSSVA, encoded by the coding sequence GTGGCAGTCGATAACGCAAGAACGCTCGCACTTCTGCGCAAACTGGACCAGTTGTTAGGGAAGACACATGCCAAACTGGTGGCGGAGCGCGTCCACCTGATCCGCACCACCGCGCGCCGTCTGGAGGCGCTGCTGGAGACGCTCGCCGATCAATCCGACCGCAGGCAACGCAAGCTGCGAAAGCGACTGAAATGTCTGCGGCGCGGGGCTGGAGGGGTGCGCGATATTGACGTCCAGATCGCCGCCCTGCGGAGGCTCATGATCGGGCGCGAGCAAGAGCGCAAGGCGCGTCTCATGCAGGCGTTGGTGGAAAAGCGGAGCGAGCGCGAGCAGGAACTGGTCAACGCGCTCGATCACAAGGACGTGCAGAAATTGCGCAAAGGGCTGCAGCGCTGGTCGGAGGAGATCAGCAGCGCAGCGAAACCGGAGCGGAAAACACCGGTAACGCCGGCGCAAGAATTCGATGGCGTGGCGGCGTCGCTGCGAAGGTTTTCCACGCTCTCGCGCCAAGTCAGCGCATTGACGCCCGAGAACCTGCACGCCTATCGCACACGCTGCAAACAGATTCGCTACATCGCCGAGATGGCCGGGAACACTCTCCAGGCGAAGCGGGTGGTGGAACCGTTAAAGCTCGTGCAGGACGCGATCGGCGACTGGCACGACTGGCAGACGCTGACGGAAACTGCGGAGTCGCTGTTCTCGCATTCCCCGGACAGCGCCCTGATGGCTGCGCTGCGCAACGTGACCAACGCCAAATTTGTCGAGGCGCGCGGCCTCTGCCAGGAATCACGGCGGACGCTGATGGCGCAGTTCCGCGCCCTGCTGGCGGAGAAACGCGCAGCGCCCAAGCCGTCTCAAGGCGGCCGGCGGAGGCGAATCGCGCGGCAGGGTGAGACCAAGGATGCAAACACACCCGCTCCTGCAACTCCGATCAAGGCATCCGCAGCCTCGGTCGGCATGGCAACTTCGAGCGTGGCCTGA
- a CDS encoding response regulator: MKPKRTILCVDDNEQSLSIRKVMLETRGYRVITCTNGLDALEEFNKGGIDLVLSDLIMPGLDGHKLIEEIKKISPQTPTILFSGKIKIYERDMRADVFLPKGMYAALELLERIRLLLIRKRGPKRVVPLVIPPSGRSGATAS, translated from the coding sequence ATGAAGCCTAAGCGGACGATTCTTTGCGTTGACGACAACGAGCAGTCCCTCTCCATCCGCAAGGTCATGCTGGAGACCCGCGGCTATCGCGTGATCACCTGCACCAACGGACTGGACGCGCTGGAGGAATTCAACAAGGGTGGCATTGACCTGGTCCTCAGCGATCTGATCATGCCCGGCCTCGACGGTCACAAGCTGATCGAGGAGATCAAGAAAATCTCGCCGCAAACTCCGACTATCCTGTTCTCCGGGAAGATCAAGATTTACGAGCGCGATATGCGCGCCGACGTCTTTTTGCCCAAAGGGATGTACGCGGCGCTGGAGTTGCTGGAGCGTATTCGACTGCTGCTGATCCGGAAACGCGGTCCCAAGCGTGTTGTCCCGCTTGTGATCCCGCCGAGCGGGCGCTCCGGTGCAACAGCCTCTTAA
- a CDS encoding carboxypeptidase regulatory-like domain-containing protein, with the protein MRLRLTVAFLLCGVATLTAQTFRGTILGTISDSTGAVLSGAKVTARNAGTGLERATQTTADGSYSIPELPIGTYEVTVSQPGFQTWVTRVDVSVASERRVDAQLKPGAVNEKVEVSAETLPQVETTTNTMGSTYIASEIKDLPVNGRDYQKLIYLTPGISGSPDQITDSPGSFGIFSMNGARGRANNFLLDGTDMNDGYRNDPAINEAGVFGTPATILPVDAVAELRVLSNFEPEYGRNAGAVINIVTKSGTNNLHGSLIEYFRNDALDARNYFNFKGQPKAQFHNNQFGGSLGGPIVKNKTFFFADYEGQREKVGVVTLACVPDPAQIAADIAANGPPNPVIASLLARNPWPKPNIPGVIAGETGCGGTPNASLTSPSNNRVDSVIGKIDHNFNASNLFTGRYYFGDSQQSFPLALTAGGGQLPGFNTDTPTRVQLISLSYVHVLSANKVNELRFGWNRFVEDFLAQDRAFKPSSIGLNVGSGIPDQGLPIMLVNGFSQLGANQGDPRGRVDTNYQALDNFSWKHNKHDVKFGFEYRRTTVSQFFDRYSRGRLKFASLSDFLSGTIDSGFQYLGNTRRNTFENSFGLFIQDGFHITPRFMFNYGLRWDYFGVIGEKNNLLSNITSTDLAAGTVTLTQVGSPGLKQLYEPDHKNFAPRVSFAWDITGKGTTVVRAGFGLFYDAYSQDFFLGHLPYPPFFAPGPAYNPIGPAPIFSAGAAATIVNGVPVYGPTDACNFECDIFSVDRKIRTPYMENYNFNIQHQIGSKTVFQIGYVGSQGHRLFRFRDINQPSQAAITAADLANGVSSYGVPRPFGNNTYGAFYILQQETTAKSNYNSLQASLRVNGWKGITSIVNYVWSRSFDTASDGEDFEPNAAQPNDSTRPNLEYGPSNFDVPHRFTWIFGYQLPKMGGSLQGLKNGWGFDSTLTLQSGQPFQLNYNFQDDFSGSGEGFDRPDVIGPIVYHKSNPFNFLDLSAFAIPCTVNVAAASGTVADCVAGTRHFGNLGRNSLRGPSFRQWDVALHKDTNLGEKAVLQLRAEFFNVLNHPNFASPFLPNFIADAGAAGFGIRGNREVGGGPLTLGATGDVGVGNPFLGGGGPRGIQLAMKITF; encoded by the coding sequence ATGAGGCTTCGACTCACCGTCGCGTTTCTATTGTGCGGAGTCGCCACGCTGACAGCGCAAACCTTCCGCGGCACCATCCTGGGCACAATTTCCGACAGCACGGGGGCGGTGCTTTCCGGGGCCAAGGTGACCGCGCGCAACGCGGGGACTGGACTGGAGCGCGCCACCCAAACTACGGCCGATGGCAGCTACAGCATTCCCGAACTTCCCATCGGCACCTATGAGGTCACCGTCTCGCAGCCGGGCTTCCAGACGTGGGTCACGCGGGTAGACGTGAGCGTGGCCAGCGAGCGCCGCGTCGATGCGCAACTCAAGCCGGGGGCGGTCAACGAAAAAGTCGAGGTCTCCGCCGAGACGCTTCCGCAGGTGGAAACCACCACCAACACGATGGGCAGCACCTACATCGCCAGCGAGATCAAGGACCTGCCGGTAAACGGGCGCGACTACCAGAAGCTGATCTACCTGACGCCGGGGATATCCGGTTCCCCGGACCAGATCACCGACTCGCCGGGATCGTTCGGAATCTTTTCCATGAACGGGGCGCGCGGGCGGGCCAACAACTTCCTGCTCGACGGCACCGACATGAACGACGGCTACCGCAACGACCCGGCCATCAACGAAGCCGGTGTGTTCGGTACGCCCGCTACCATTCTGCCGGTGGACGCGGTCGCCGAACTGCGCGTGCTCTCCAATTTCGAGCCGGAATACGGGCGCAATGCCGGCGCGGTGATTAACATCGTGACCAAGAGCGGCACCAACAATTTGCACGGCTCACTCATCGAGTATTTTCGCAATGACGCGCTGGATGCCCGCAACTACTTCAACTTCAAGGGACAGCCCAAGGCGCAGTTCCATAACAACCAATTCGGCGGCTCCCTCGGCGGTCCGATCGTCAAGAACAAGACGTTTTTCTTCGCCGACTACGAGGGCCAGCGGGAAAAAGTGGGCGTGGTGACGCTGGCGTGTGTGCCCGATCCGGCGCAGATTGCCGCCGACATCGCTGCCAATGGGCCTCCCAACCCCGTCATTGCCAGCTTGCTGGCGCGCAATCCGTGGCCGAAGCCCAATATCCCCGGCGTGATCGCAGGCGAGACGGGCTGCGGCGGCACGCCCAATGCTTCGCTGACCTCTCCGTCCAATAACCGCGTGGACAGCGTCATCGGCAAGATCGATCACAATTTCAACGCCTCCAACCTCTTCACCGGGCGCTATTACTTCGGCGACAGCCAGCAGTCCTTTCCCCTGGCGCTGACCGCCGGCGGCGGACAGCTTCCCGGCTTCAACACCGATACCCCCACGCGCGTGCAGTTGATTTCGCTGTCCTACGTGCACGTGCTTTCAGCCAACAAGGTGAACGAACTGCGCTTTGGCTGGAATCGCTTCGTGGAAGACTTCCTGGCACAGGACCGCGCCTTCAAACCGAGTTCGATTGGCCTGAACGTCGGGTCGGGGATTCCCGACCAGGGGCTGCCCATCATGCTGGTCAACGGCTTCTCCCAACTGGGCGCCAACCAGGGCGATCCGCGCGGCCGCGTGGACACCAATTATCAAGCCCTCGACAATTTTTCCTGGAAACACAACAAGCACGATGTGAAGTTCGGCTTCGAGTATCGGCGCACGACGGTGTCGCAGTTCTTCGACCGCTACTCGCGCGGCCGGCTCAAGTTTGCCTCACTCTCCGACTTCCTCAGCGGCACCATCGATAGCGGATTCCAGTACCTCGGCAATACCCGCCGCAACACGTTCGAAAACAGCTTCGGGCTGTTCATCCAGGACGGGTTCCACATCACGCCGCGCTTCATGTTCAACTACGGCCTGCGCTGGGATTACTTCGGCGTGATCGGAGAGAAGAACAACCTGCTGAGCAACATCACCAGCACGGACCTGGCCGCGGGCACGGTGACCCTGACGCAGGTGGGATCACCGGGCCTGAAACAGCTCTACGAACCGGACCACAAGAATTTCGCTCCCCGCGTCAGCTTTGCCTGGGACATAACGGGAAAAGGGACGACAGTGGTACGCGCCGGCTTCGGCCTGTTCTACGACGCCTACTCGCAGGACTTCTTCCTCGGACACCTGCCCTACCCGCCGTTTTTCGCCCCCGGCCCGGCGTACAACCCGATTGGCCCGGCGCCGATTTTTTCTGCTGGGGCGGCTGCGACCATCGTCAACGGCGTTCCGGTTTACGGGCCGACCGACGCGTGCAATTTCGAGTGCGACATTTTCTCCGTGGACCGCAAGATCCGCACTCCTTACATGGAAAACTACAACTTCAACATCCAGCACCAGATTGGCAGCAAGACGGTTTTCCAGATCGGCTACGTGGGCTCGCAGGGCCATCGCCTGTTCCGCTTCCGCGATATCAACCAACCGAGCCAGGCAGCCATCACCGCGGCGGACCTTGCGAACGGCGTCAGCAGCTACGGCGTGCCCCGGCCGTTTGGTAACAACACGTACGGCGCCTTCTACATACTGCAGCAGGAGACGACGGCAAAATCGAATTACAACTCCTTACAGGCCAGTCTGCGGGTGAACGGCTGGAAGGGCATCACGTCGATCGTGAACTACGTGTGGTCGCGTTCCTTTGATACCGCTAGCGACGGAGAGGATTTCGAGCCTAACGCCGCCCAGCCCAACGACAGCACCCGACCCAACTTGGAATACGGTCCCTCGAACTTCGATGTCCCGCACCGCTTCACCTGGATCTTCGGCTATCAACTGCCGAAGATGGGCGGCAGCCTGCAAGGGCTGAAGAACGGCTGGGGCTTCGACAGCACGCTGACCCTGCAAAGCGGCCAGCCCTTCCAGCTCAACTACAACTTCCAGGATGATTTCAGCGGCAGCGGCGAGGGCTTTGACCGGCCCGACGTGATCGGTCCGATCGTGTATCACAAGAGCAACCCGTTCAACTTCCTCGACCTGAGTGCCTTCGCGATTCCCTGCACGGTGAACGTGGCCGCCGCCAGCGGCACCGTCGCCGATTGCGTGGCCGGCACCCGGCATTTCGGCAACCTGGGACGCAATTCCCTGCGCGGTCCGAGTTTCCGCCAGTGGGACGTGGCCCTGCACAAGGACACCAACCTCGGGGAGAAAGCTGTGTTGCAGCTTCGCGCCGAGTTCTTCAACGTGCTCAACCACCCGAATTTCGCCAGCCCGTTCTTGCCCAACTTCATTGCCGATGCGGGCGCGGCCGGGTTCGGGATCAGGGGCAATCGTGAAGTGGGCGGAGGTCCCCTGACGCTGGGTGCTACCGGCGACGTCGGCGTCGGCAATCCGTTCCTGGGAGGCGGCGGGCCGCGCGGCATTCAGTTGGCAATGAAGATCACGTTCTGA
- a CDS encoding histidine phosphatase family protein has protein sequence MLVYFLRHASAGDRKNDPIKDEKRPLDREGVQQCGYVGRALAVLETHVDVIISSSLKRATQTASLVANELAHENKIELDPALRPGATFAQFRDLLTRHGRQEAIMVVGHAPNLSEFLGRLIGGGSRAGIDLKKAGVARVEVNHHRGVLHWCLTPKLLRTLMQSAHPEPRAKASRK, from the coding sequence ATGCTAGTTTACTTTCTCCGCCACGCCTCCGCCGGTGACCGCAAGAACGATCCCATCAAGGACGAGAAGCGCCCCCTCGATCGCGAGGGCGTCCAGCAATGCGGCTACGTTGGGCGCGCACTCGCCGTGCTGGAAACGCACGTGGACGTGATCATCTCCAGCTCGCTGAAGCGCGCCACGCAAACCGCGTCGCTGGTCGCCAACGAACTTGCTCACGAGAACAAGATCGAGCTCGATCCCGCACTGCGCCCCGGGGCCACTTTCGCGCAGTTTCGCGACCTGCTTACCCGGCACGGCCGCCAGGAAGCGATCATGGTCGTCGGGCACGCCCCGAATTTGAGCGAGTTCCTCGGGCGGCTCATCGGCGGCGGCAGCCGTGCCGGCATTGATTTGAAGAAGGCGGGTGTGGCGCGCGTCGAGGTCAACCACCACCGCGGCGTGCTCCACTGGTGTCTCACGCCCAAGCTGTTGCGCACCCTGATGCAATCCGCGCACCCGGAGCCTCGCGCCAAGGCCAGCCGGAAATAG
- a CDS encoding peroxiredoxin, translated as MLKIGDVAPDFEAQTTEGRIRFHEWIGDSWAVLFSHPKDFTPVCTTELGYMAKIKPEFDKRNTKIIGLSVDPVENHKKWANDIKETQGHAPNYPMIGDTDLKISKLYGMLPATVEGSCEGRTAADNQTVRNVYVVGPDKKLKLILVYPMTTGRNFDEVLRVIDSLQLTAKYKVATPANWKQGEDVIISGSVSDDEAKKTYPQGWKAPRPYLRIVPQPNPSEPKGSEKKSA; from the coding sequence ATGCTCAAGATTGGTGATGTCGCTCCGGATTTCGAGGCCCAGACAACGGAAGGGCGCATACGTTTCCATGAATGGATCGGTGATTCCTGGGCGGTGCTGTTCTCTCATCCGAAGGATTTCACGCCGGTATGCACCACGGAACTCGGCTACATGGCCAAGATCAAGCCCGAGTTCGACAAGCGGAACACGAAGATCATCGGGCTCAGCGTGGATCCCGTCGAGAACCACAAGAAGTGGGCCAACGATATCAAGGAAACCCAGGGGCACGCGCCGAACTATCCCATGATCGGCGATACTGACCTGAAGATTTCCAAGCTCTACGGCATGCTGCCTGCCACCGTTGAGGGTTCCTGCGAGGGCCGCACCGCCGCCGACAATCAGACCGTGCGCAACGTCTACGTCGTCGGTCCCGACAAGAAACTGAAACTCATCCTCGTCTATCCCATGACCACCGGGCGCAACTTCGACGAAGTGCTGCGCGTGATCGACTCCCTGCAACTGACGGCGAAATATAAAGTCGCGACGCCGGCGAACTGGAAGCAGGGTGAAGACGTGATCATCTCCGGCTCGGTTTCCGACGACGAGGCGAAGAAGACCTATCCCCAGGGCTGGAAGGCGCCCCGGCCGTATCTCCGCATCGTCCCGCAGCCGAATCCCTCTGAACCGAAGGGATCTGAAAAAAAGTCGGCGTAA
- a CDS encoding PhzF family phenazine biosynthesis protein, whose protein sequence is MPTTTRRFPFVQVDVFTSRPLAGNALAVFTDARGLSDAEMQAIARETNLCETTFVIPRDAPTERERGHRVRIFTTQEELPFAGHPTLGTAAVLRGESAVERVELDLNVGKIPVRFANGADGLLFGEMQQRDPEFGPRHAREDVARAAGLQADEIADDVPIQTFSTGLPFTIVPVRALATMRRLHLDLTVASQYLERSGGKFFYFVSRETEDKAARLHARMIFYNGEDPATGSAAGCAAAWMVAHGVAQPEESALIEQGIEMKRPSRLVVRAARNGDRVVNVRVGGNSVEVIRGEVFL, encoded by the coding sequence ATGCCCACGACGACCCGCCGGTTTCCGTTTGTCCAGGTGGATGTGTTCACCTCGCGTCCTCTCGCAGGAAATGCGCTCGCCGTCTTTACCGACGCGCGCGGACTGAGCGACGCCGAGATGCAGGCCATAGCGCGGGAAACCAATCTGTGCGAAACCACGTTCGTGATCCCGCGCGACGCGCCCACCGAACGCGAGCGCGGGCATCGTGTCCGCATTTTCACCACCCAGGAAGAGCTTCCCTTCGCGGGACATCCGACGCTGGGCACCGCTGCCGTGCTGCGTGGCGAAAGTGCCGTCGAACGGGTCGAACTCGATCTCAACGTCGGCAAGATTCCGGTGCGCTTCGCCAACGGCGCCGACGGCCTGCTCTTCGGCGAGATGCAGCAGCGTGATCCGGAGTTCGGCCCGCGCCACGCCCGCGAGGATGTCGCCCGCGCCGCCGGCCTGCAAGCCGACGAGATCGCCGACGACGTGCCCATCCAGACCTTTTCCACCGGCTTGCCGTTCACTATCGTGCCGGTTCGCGCGCTGGCGACGATGCGCCGCCTTCACCTCGACCTGACTGTCGCCTCCCAATACCTGGAACGCAGCGGCGGCAAGTTTTTTTACTTTGTCAGCCGGGAGACGGAGGACAAAGCCGCCCGCCTGCACGCGCGCATGATTTTCTACAACGGCGAGGACCCCGCGACCGGCTCCGCAGCGGGGTGCGCGGCCGCCTGGATGGTCGCGCACGGCGTCGCCCAGCCGGAAGAGAGCGCGCTGATCGAGCAGGGAATCGAAATGAAGCGGCCGAGCCGCCTCGTGGTGCGCGCTGCGCGCAACGGTGACCGGGTTGTTAACGTGCGTGTCGGTGGAAATTCTGTGGAGGTAATTCGCGGCGAAGTGTTTCTCTGA